The stretch of DNA CCTTAAGATCCAAAGTCACAGATACTCCCATTATGCTGGAAGGTGAAGCGCTGGATGAGGTGGAGAGCTTCACTTACCTAGGCAGCATCATGGATAACCCCGGGGGGACAGAAGCTAATGTAAGAGCTCGCATCGGCAAGGCGAGAGCAGCTTTCCAACAGCTGAAGAATGTCTGGAGATCATCACTTCTCGGTACCAGCACTAAAATCAGGATTTTTAACACCATTGTGAAGACTATATTGCTCTATGGAGCCAAAACCTGGAGAACCACCGTCGCCACTATGAAAAGAATCCAGACTTTCATTAACACCTGCCTCAGAAGGATTCTTAAGATACGCTGGTCAGACATCATCAGCAACCAAGATCTTTGGAAACGAACGAGACAGCAGCCTGTAGAAGTTGACATCATTCAAAGACGCTGGAAGTGGATCGGTCATACCCTTCGGCAGTCCTCATCCAACATCACAAGGCAAGCCCTCACCTGGTACCCTCAGGAGAAAATGAAGAGAGGCCGACCAAGCAACTCGTGGCGCTGTGATCTAGAGGCAGACATGAGGAGAAATGGCTACACGTGGGGAGAACTGAAACGATTGGCTCAGGACTGGAGGGTGCTTATTGGTGGCCTTTGCCCCAGACGGGGCTACAGGCAATGGTGATGATGTGTATTTCAACGCTGTTTTGCAACAAGAGGGCAGCGAAGCAGTACCAGAGCGGTACATAAAAAGTTATCAGATGCATCAACTTAGCAATAAACTAGAACATTTGAAGATATCATTAAACGATGATTTCATGGAAGTggcaatcaaatcaaatttgccTCTTTTGATGTCCGTGAATTTGTTATCTGGTTTTGGCAGTTGTCAAGTTGCTCAAGTTATTGAGAATGCTGCAAAGATTTTCTCCTTGAGTAATGTTTACCAATATGTGGATATTTGGCATCCTGATGTTGCTGTAGAAATACTCTTGGTACTTAATGTGGTCTTTGGAGATATCGACTATCAATTTAATGAAACTGAACAGGAAGAAGATTCATTTGCATTGCAAGCGTTTGATTTGTGGGACAGTGAAGTTGTTGACAGTGATTTGCTGCTTATTTCAAGCgacttttcaaatttggggaGGATATGCATGGGTACTTAGAAGAGCAGGAAGAGTCTTTGTGAGGTTAAATTGTGTATTAATTTCATATTAGGTACTATTCATTTGCTACTACTTACTATGCAAGGCTGTGATCTAAGACGAATTACACGGAGCCAACCCAGAAATTTGGGTTAGGGAGCCCAGTACTAAAGCTGTATGgaactcactcactcactcagccGGCTGCGAGGCAGTCGGCCAGCTGTATGGAAGGATAAAGTATTTCCGGTTGCGTAAAGACAAAAGTGAACCGCCTGTGACGTGGTTGCTGCAAGAACACAGCCTTGCACTGTTCATTGCATTCCATAAGGTTTGCGATTAAAGGTGTTCATCATGGACACCCATGAGTCATAGGTGTCCATAAATGCACATTGTTTTAATCGTGCTCTTTATGATTAAACTTGTTTCAGTGCAAGCATGCCAACCAAGGTCACTCTGACAaaattatatatgcaaaataataattaaagagGTGCATGGAATataaaaagtataaaataaaaattactgTATTCTTGTGAATCAGATTGATTATTAGATCAGAAGTCATTAAGGGTTTTATTCCATGCACCCCCTCAATTAATAACGTTAAATGTCGACAGACAATCAATGGTAGATTCCAAAAAATCTCATTGTGGATCTAAAGGCGCTGGTACACTCGGCAACGCTTCATGAAACTTGTCTcacaatgttttggcgacacaAGTTGCTTGAGAAATTGCGTAGTGTAacaccctgcaacggccaaaatcgttccGAGACATTGAAGTTGTACAAAAAGTCGAACTTGATTCTACTTTGAGCAACGTCTTCTGCAACTTGACTTACAACAATTTTGACCATTGCAGGTTATGTTACACCACGCAATCTCTCGTGCAACTTGTCTAAAAAAGTTTTcaacaaaacattgcgagacaagttgcacaaagCGTTGCAATGTAACAGCGCCTTATTTAAATGATCTGCGACTCTAACCTTGCACTGCATTTTGCTATTCATGACGTCACGGACAAAAGGCCGAACCCGCGCACCAGCCGTGATGGTGGGGAGGATCGCGGGCGCACCGAGACACACACGGCTGGAGACTGAGCCTAGTGAGCAGGAGTAGTgcagtgttgagagcactcgcctcccatcaatgtgtCCCGGTTTCGATTCCCCTTCCCGGGAGGaacaaattccaattcgatccggaatgcacaAACACATGTTCAACGAGCTCCTGGGTGCTCTTAaggattaaaaaataaaaaacccctTTCGTCAGAATATTCATCAGTTCTCAATTGCTATAATTTAATAAGGGCTGGATGCGATATTTTCATGAAGCCATTGAAAAATTATGACCAGTCACCGAAAAGGTCATAGCACAATTGGTCAATTTTCTTAAGGTAATTCTGTATTCAGATCCATCTGAAGGATAATTTCCAATTTTCATTGTGTTGGGAAAAAGACACATGGCCTCCATCCGGGCATTACAATAAAGCGTGCTTGTATGAAATTCACTACCATAGGCCATGACACAGTGAAAGTATGGGCTTTAATATTTGTTGTTTGCTGAATTATAGTACAATTATCAGGGACTGGGTAAAGTAGAGAATTATGTTCACGTTTGAAAAAGAACCGTAGCGTTCGCAGCCTATTCGATTATCGACGACAATTCATCACATCGTATCTTTCCTCTTCATAATTCCGCTTTGGAATTCATAATCACCtccgggaaaaaaaaatttcaagaagacACAGAATTCGACTTACTTCTCTCTTTGGCTGGTGAgccagggatttcatgtgttACTTTTGATGGGAATGTTGAATGTTATTAATCCGGATCcagttttgtcgatccgatccgatctacatctacatctataCTTGGCAAAAGTTTCTCACCAGGccaagaaatataaaaaaataaataaataaacaaaatattgtCAATCATAGCCACACAACCAAATGACCAGTCATCAAATATAAAACATAGGCTCTAACAGCTGATTTAAAAAGTTCCAAAGCGCATCACATCATAACCAAAATAGAAAAAAGTTACTAGTGTATCTAACAGATAGTAATGCTGTGGAACATTCTGTTTCTACTGATTCATGTACACTTTTTTACATAAGAATATTGTCTTTCCGGCCTAGGCTGAATTCATATTCTcatttttctgccgattttaggctAAAAATTCGACGCtcgatgagcgtacactgggttgcctgtggtacgtgttacttaaaaacagaagggactgagttgggtggtattgaactgctgCATTCgagtcaattttttcaagtcgggggtcattggGTGCCtgccatttagccaaataatccggatggaatgatcgttgcataaaggtaagcgagtTTCCGAATtcaatgaccaaccggatgagaatggcgcttaccattttacTATTCTGCATTCCATCCCACttatttactcgatcttgtgagaaagggcctgaaACGGAACTATTCTCACAGATGGCAAGGGCATTTCCCGAATTCCATTctgaacggaaaaagaggactacctctggaggttgtccacaatttctgaaaagattttccggaaaattgcctttccatttgacctcaaataCTTACGGCATCTACAATATATTCATAAAGTAGAGAAGGAAGATACAAAAACGCAAAAGAAATGGGAACCGCTATTgcttcaaaaataaataaataaatacagaatCCAGCACCTTGTTCTCCAACTGTACAGGGAATTCCGATCTTGTAGAGTATAATAAATTGGTCGCTCCTCTCAAAGCAAGAGCacctcctccttttttttttttttttggttattttatttttctctatTATGTAAACATATTCCGTGTTTGTGGGTGTGTGTGTGGGTGTGGGTGTGtttgtggggggaggggtgttTGTGCTTTCAAAACATGTAAggtgataataacaataaaaaaaaataaataaaaaatttgacctcaaaccgaaatttccggattttttggctaaatggtaagcacccattaagaccatttaaggggtcaaccagaagtcgtgccagcagaaacccaaaaatgcgaactaagcaaggtacagattttgttagcttgctttatgcaaaacaaatattgatgcaaaagtaaataaatattgataaacagtttttaggaagagcagaaggaagttttcaggatggtcgaacgagaataaaatatttagccatcagcaacaaaatttacgacatgaaaacaacattaagcgaatagcgaatagcagCTCCTTAACTATTCATCAGTGTCgcaattttttgccgattttggggctcattttgttgaaactcaagcacgcttccaacagacctgtttattttcgtgacttatgcgctgcttacagtgcactaccacaaaaatcttCCGGTATCACATTtgaacacacgtatgcaaatttgttaagctcgaaaattacacaacatgataaatttacaaaaggtggaaatttcacagaaatcttttccagagaaacatttattgaagcaaacaacatatttgctattacaggcaaaaaacccttcctatttcaattgcgtgcgtgcaaacgagaCACAATTgctgtcacaaagcatatgcaataaaaaaaaatttctgacagttcacatcaaacccttttcaaaagaaccttgaccataaatagtaaataataaagcactgccacatttccaattttctttttacctttgcagagttcagtacaaaatgaatgtaacttgccagacaactcagatgcgacttcagtaaacactgtgatgcattcaaggtgttcgatttcttcaatgtttgttaaatctataaaagaattgccatttgatttcagcgttgtatataataccaagttagtaaaatattagaaacaaagctcacttgatatatccaaaggagaaaaatgaaattgttgtcgaagaccattactcgtcgctttaaagattccagttatttatttttcacttcctgtcttgtttatccaattgacgttccattcttgagctccataagggtatattttgtttaaagatgcactaaaacgccattcgcgttacaatgactttcgacgccactgtagtttataattaaattttctCCCGTGTGCACtcgagaaatctacgcattaccccagccccctcaaacctaacaaatacgcacagaagactctatgcacaaagacaccacttagaaGGGGAgcgacaggcaagacttttaccgacacggaaaaaaatgaaaaaatgaaaaaatgaaataaataaaaataaaaataaaaatacggagaaatattacccatttccgactgggattgccataccgGGAACCCAGTAATAAtcttgtattattcttaaattacatttccgttttagaatgCATTGGGGTAtcaggccttttgcaacaattggTCACAGGACACATAATTGGTGAACTTGAAGCTCGGGCTTTATGaattccagaaatggaaagaccTTGTTTGACTTAGccagaatacaaattttcagagaaataccACGTAAGGTAGAGATTTTATGGTCATTTTAACACTTGAGACTTCCATACTTTTGTTTACGAACGAAGAGCTTTTGCGCTCCAGTGGAATTTTCCATAATTAAGCGCCAAAAGCAGAGCTAAGATTCCTATTCTTACCAAGGGTCAAATTAGTGAAAATCAATATGCAAGTGTAGAAATTTTCACATTGTCAATCCgcgaagaaaaatttaaaagcgGTTTGAAAACTTAGGAAAATACAAGGAAATGTATGAAATCATTGACGCGTGACTGGAGGGCAAAGCGTCCTTTTCCCATATAAATCCTTAGCATGGTAGCATATTTTAAGctgctctttttatttctggaaaataatttcatgaactcagcagaatcatcgtgttttaaaaagaggtcacgtgaccaattgttgcaaaaggccaaCTCCTAGGTTTGTATCGcgttaatagggagtttaagatctacgacgcgacggcaacgaaaacgtcacaaattatgcatatttaatgagcaaaaacaatagctttgcacgctctgcaagtgcattcttcatttttgtacatttatttcacgttttctgcaaatctacgacgtgaaattaccccccccccccggcgttaatttcgatagataggtcatcataacgagatgtagcctcatctactcaagtgattcatgtcttaaaaaaatgggggtcaccgatgatctaaacgagtaaaatcgatgtgatgttgcgaagctctaggaaaatttagtttgtcacgattTTCGCCGGTGCATCAGGTTCCCCATTTCTAGTTTGTGTCATTTTTCCTAGACCACAAACCTCACAATCATTATCGCTAATGGTATACAGGCGTGGCTTCGCTTCATGCCATCTACCACATCTTCCAATCTCAGTCACGGTGTACCAGAATTTCATACCAGTTTTTCAGATCACGTGCATAGCTAAAAGAATCAGAATCAAAGTTATCGTCACATGTATTTAGATAATTATAATATATGTTTCTCAATGTTAAACTTAGTACCGTCCAGCAAGCTCAGCAGAATCAGGTCGGAAAGTACGCTAGCACCCTTCTCAGTTGGGGCTTGCACAGAAATATGTGTTGAGGATACAGTATGATGGAATGTACAAAGCATGCTTCAGAGTTCCCTTGATCAGTTTTCCAGTTAAATCCTTGATCATAATATTTCTGCATCCCCTCTCTTGAGAGCAACATTGTTTGATCTTGTTCCATTTACCAGCTCAATGTAGTGTATGTCAAGCTTGAATGTACTCATTTGTCATATTTGGAGAGCTTGGATTCATAAGCACCTACAGCCtctgacaaaattgttgaaacactttcgAATACCCTGCCCTTCCACAGCGTTATTTTGGCAAATGGACTCAGAAACTCGCGttcaaacaacattgtgaggggagagtaaGCCGCGAAAGCTTCAaatctgtatagtcgtgtactgttccgAGGAATATTTTCAGAATGTAGGTCCAGCCGTGCTGCTGATCATCGATCCTGATCAGTACGGGGCTGCTGGCGTTCGACCTGATTGATCACAGTCTTCTTCTCCAAACGATCTTCAGCCCTTATATCCCACGTGGTGTGGCTAACTGGATCGTCGATTTTCTGACTAACCGCCGCCAACGTTGCAACTTTCATCTGATTGCTCCTCCGGGTTGGGTCCAGTTCCTGCAGGTGTCCCTAACGGGACCAAACTGGGCCCCTGGCTGTTTCTTCTCATGATTAACGATCTGGGAATATCCGATATCTGTACCCGGAAGTACGTCGACGACACTACGGTGGCCGAGGTTGTTCCTCGCGCCCACCAGAGTGATGTCCACTCTGCTGTTGACAAGGTCGTAGCTTGTTCCAGGGACAAGGTAATGCAGTTAAATGCGGAAAAATGCAAAGAACTTAGAATTGACTTTAAGGAGTTTAAACACTCGTTTGACCCAACGTGCGTAGACGGTCTGGGTTTATCTATTGTTCAGTAATAGGGCTAACAATTTCGTGCGATCTTAAGCGGAATAACCACAAAAGTGATACAGTTATGAAGGCAAATCAGCGCCTGTATTTTCTCGTACGTTTTCGTAGGGCTGGTGCGTCCGAGAACAATATGGTCCAATTTTACTGTACGTGTAATATGCCAGTTTTCGAGTACGCCTCGCAAGTTTTTCACCATGCGTTCCCCGAGTACCTCTTTAACGACCTTGAAAGGATACAAAAGCGTGCACTTTCAATAGTGAGACCGCACTACTGCTGTGATGAGAATTTAGCACACTTTAATTTACCTAGTTTATGTAACAGACGGGACACTCAATGTCACAGGCCTTTTATCATATTTCTTGATCCCTCCCACCGTATGCACGCTATTTTACGAAGTCGCCAAGAAGCGGAAGGCACACGCGTGAGTTCAACATATCGAACATCGAGTCCGATCGTTACAATGTCAACAATTTTCTACTTGCCCTTCAAGCATTAAAAAATTTTGATGCATTCTTATTGCTCTACAATCtgttcaatttttcaaaatactTTTACAACTGTAATATTatacatattttaaaatattttataatatgTATAATATTCGTATAATGTTTGTTACATATTACACATATTTAAAACGTAAGTAAGGTACACAATTCAGCCATTTGGCTGCACATGTGGTATTTTATTAAACCATCTATCATTCTTTATCTGTCTATTATCTGTGATGACGTCGGTGTGCAGTTGCACAACAATCTACCAGCAGTGCATTAGGTTCTTGTGAGCTTCCTTCACTTGCATGTGCATTGCTTTCAAATGTAAATAAATGTTCTCCCCCGTCATGTGGACCATCTGCAAACTCCAAAGCCTGAGTAACTTTGTCTAATCTGTTCTTTGCTCACGGTACATGTATATTCTGTCACTGTGTGATTTACAGCGGCAAGTGCTGCACCAGTGACCATCCCTAGTTATTCCTTTCTTACACCTACGTGCAATACGCCCAGATTGTCCACATTTGTAACAGGTGATATCATTTTTGGTATACTTCGCATGTTGCTTAGACTTGAAGTCAGGTGGCCATTTGCAGCTTTCATAATAAAGTCATTTTCAGTGGCTACTCTGCCTCGTTCTGTGTCGTCGAAACTTCGCCATGCAGCTTTAAACTCGCAGAATGTTAGCTGCTTCTCACTTTGGGAATTAACAACACCAAATGGTTTGTAATCATCTGGCAAACCCTTCAACACCATGGCAATAACAACACTATCAGTTACGGTTTCTCCTGCGCGTCTTAAGGTCTGCTCTTATTACATAGTCAGTCAAGGACTCACTTGACGGCTTGACTAACGATGCCAATTCAGGGTACAAAGCGATAACTCTTGGCTTACTCAAATTGGTGTAATGGACTCTTAGAATCTTCAAAGCTTTCCTTCCGTCATCAACGGCATCTCTCACCATGAGGGACAGACTTCTATCATCGAGAAGCTGAATCAGTTCGGCGAAAGCTTCTCCATTCTTAGCTGCATTAAGACCCTCCTCGGTTTCTGCTAGGATGGTCTCTCAATGTATCCAAGAAATTTAACTTCTCACTGTTCGTATTCACGTTCATCTCCATCAAATATCAGTCTTCCATATCCCCCAAGTTCTCTCTTGAACCCATAACCTGTTAGATTTCTGTCGGCGCTCATGATGGAGATAAAATTAgattattttatctttttaacATGAAAAGCACGCCATGCTTCGTTTCGGTCATATCTGGGAacttttatttgcaaattaatAATTGCACATGGGCAACTCAACAATTGAGATAATTTCCATCAGAATTAAGTTAATTACTTTGCttagttttccaaaacaaaaaccAACCATCTGTCagtgccaattttttttccttcgcgagaaatgtttttgaagctgAAGTGCTTACGGAAACCTCAGTAGATGTACTTCTGTCGTTCTAAAGTCTTAAAACAGGCTGTTATTTCTATTTGAAGCTTCTTCGAAGGACAATTTGCAACTTACAAGCTACTAGAaaggtttttttgaaaaaggtaaTGAGCCACTATCCACTCATTACCTCCCCGAAAGCCAAAAACTTCAGAGCAATAAATAAAGAACATGCGCCAATTAAAAATCTGCTGATCAACTTGGTCACTCTTGTAGTTTCTCAGAAGTATTTCTTTCACTTTGCCTTCATTCCGATCCATCTTAGCAAGCCAAGCCTCTAATGTTCGGGCATAATTATTCCCATTTAACTGCCAGTGACTTTCAATACCCAGATTTTTCTGAAAGTACAGAAGGAGATCTGACGAAGGCATGGTACCCCCACTGAAGAAATTTCGTGCCATCCATTCTGTGTCAGAATTCTTCTTTGTGTTGAAATTATAGGCAAACTCACGGTGGCACAAAATTTGAACAAATAAGAAGCCTGATGGCTTCAACCAACTAGCCACACGGGACATCAGCTCTTCATAGTTTTTCATATGCTgcgaaaaaagggaaaagaggCAGTTCGCACTTGCTTTCTTTCATATGGAATGCACGTTACGACTTGCTAATAATTATTTACCAAATGACATCCACCGAAACCAGTCACACACAATACTTCCTTACTTTCTAAACAATTCATATTCTCTTGACCATTAACAGAATGCACACATCAAAAGGCAGGTACAGAACTTTCAGTTCAGAAACTGAAAGTAGCAATTTTTTGGTACTATTGATAGTTCTGGGTCAAAGCAGCGATCTCAAAATGATTAGCCTTCCAATGACTGTGAAGAGTACGTGCTATAAAATACTTTTAACATTTTGTGAATTCTTCTGCTCGTTTTAAGTCTTGCGGTCAGTTTGTAGAAAATGagcccaaaacaaaagacctgTAAGATTACTTTTCTCCGGGGTGTCTTCATTTTGGTCAAGTAGGGGGGCTTGGGGTCCAGTTGACAACCGTGCTTCTAAGTAAGTAAGACGTGAACAATATTATTGtggcttaaaggcccaccttcacccaaaagtcattgcggtcctttgtttttgtttttcaaatgacgaCTTGTCCAAATAcgtgatgtgattggctaaaggcACTCAGGCGAATCACGCGGGAAACAACATGTCAGCTATTTAGGTAATTTCATCTTACACGAAATTCAGTCACGgtgcgcaatgacttttgggcgaatgtgGACCTTTAAGCAGATATCAgttgcaaaattaaataaaaatgacatttaaaagttaaattGACCTGTCAACCCCAAATAAAGACATCAATTCAATAAGTTGACCATTACGACCATGACTCAGCCTCTGCTAAACAATTAAAGGAGACAACCAAAGAAGATAGCCTTTACCTCAAACATTTCAATTGAAATGATCCTGTCGAATTTTGATTGAGTGTTGAACACATTAGCATCAGAGGTTATGCATGTAATTCTGTCCACAAAACCTTTTCTCTGTGCCTCAGACTCGATCCACTTTTGCTGTGTTCCGGAGTTGGAGACAGTGGTTACTGAACATTGAGGATACTGTTCACACAGCCAAAAGGCCAGACTTCCCCAACCACACCCTAAATCCTGCGAATAACACATAAACGCCCTCAATAattgaatagaccattttacggtTCTGTCCTCAGTGCTTTTCTTATGTCAATAGAAACTTGTTAGCATTACAAAAACACGAtctacataagaaaagcaatgaggtttgtatcaaagaaaggtcaactccagcttcGCTTTTATCccaaggcctggtaactgagcaaggagctgtaaaatggccta from Montipora capricornis isolate CH-2021 chromosome 9, ASM3666992v2, whole genome shotgun sequence encodes:
- the LOC138015929 gene encoding uncharacterized protein, with the translated sequence MEAESGDRILRDAVCQNLDKWLKKLDCSGNVEEKLAYKMKFVEKLRSSPVAIETERANEQHYEVPTDFFRTVLGKRLKYSCCLWSKGAATLEEAEDAMLQLVCQRSKIEDGQSIMDLGCGWGSLAFWLCEQYPQCSVTTVSNSGTQQKWIESEAQRKGFVDRITCITSDANVFNTQSKFDRIISIEMFEHMKNYEELMSRVASWLKPSGFLFVQILCHREFAYNFNTKKNSDTEWMARNFFSGGTMPSSDLLLYFQKNLGIESHWQLNGNNYARTLEAWLAKMDRNEGKVKEILLRNYKSDQVDQQIFNWRMFFIYCSEVFGFRGGNEWIVAHYLFQKNLSSSL